GCATTGATATTGTCCATGAAGGCCGTTGCGGTCTGCCCTTCGGTCGCCTCCAGCTGGGCAGTAAGATCGGCCAGCTTGGCGAGCTGCGCATCATCGAGCGTGGGCATGGCGATCTCGAATGCCAGAGATTCAAGTGCATGACGCACACCGGCAATGTCAGCCGCCTCGCCACGCTTGAGGCGGGCAACAATGGCACCCCGGTAGGCAAAATACTCGACCAGCCCTTCCACCTGCAGGCGCTGCAGGGCTTCGCGCAGCGGAATGGGGCTGACACCATAGTGATTGGCCAGCTCAACCTGCTTGAGCGGATCACCCGGCGCCAACTCGCCGCGGAAGATGTCTTCGCGGATTTCCTGCACGATCTTGTCTACGAGTGTCGTCATGATGCGCACCGAGCGGTTCAAGCCCGGCTTCCCAGTATGCAAATCAAGCTGGCAGTCTAACAAACCCGCCAGTATTTTTTTGCTGTCCTG
The nucleotide sequence above comes from Chitinimonas sp. BJYL2. Encoded proteins:
- a CDS encoding GntR family transcriptional regulator, whose protein sequence is MTTLVDKIVQEIREDIFRGELAPGDPLKQVELANHYGVSPIPLREALQRLQVEGLVEYFAYRGAIVARLKRGEAADIAGVRHALESLAFEIAMPTLDDAQLAKLADLTAQLEATEGQTATAFMDNINAYYAVLLSKANRPLLLEMIQITLKRATRYYAEVLRKNKGKRLNDAPTRWDYLESLKARDMARLSADMKRLHEAYVNFFEANFEA